Genomic segment of Arachis hypogaea cultivar Tifrunner chromosome 16, arahy.Tifrunner.gnm2.J5K5, whole genome shotgun sequence:
GAGAAGGAAGCTAATTAATTAACCCATTTATGTGAAGAAGACATTGAGAGTGATTACTCGTTTGAAGTCTATTGGGTAAGAGAGAATTTCGAGGTTATTGAGACACAAAGGCAATTTATAATTTGTCATTATTTTTTAATGATCTTTGGCTTAAACTTTCTTGGTTATGTCCTATCAACTTTCAACCACAATGGTTTTGGCTGAAGGAAGAGTCACATGGCATTTATTACCAAATAGGCAAATACATCCCTCTTTTCTTCGGTGGAAATACCTTTCTAAGAATGATAGTTGggtagaaaaattaattttaatgggACTATATTCTGTTAGCGAGAGTGAATTATTGGTGATCATTAAGCGAATAATTTGAATACTTGAtatataactttaaaaaattgatattctttttaaataataataataataaattagaaaatcAGAATGAATGAACTTTAATTATTATGTCAACgtgagtattaaaaaaatataatgtagAAAAGATCATTGACATTTGttatttagagaaaaaaaaaaagtaaaagaatattATGTATGCTCATTAgcaagttattatatatttagcaAAAATGGAattgagatattattattattattattatttaaagtaggatctaaattatcaattaaaaatcactCATTCAAATAGTCGCAATCGAGAGAGGATATCCACCTTTGACAGTTTACTTGCTTAGGTTCTTATCTTGTTATTGAGTGATTGACTGAAAAATGAAAACCAAGTTTCCTTCTTGATCCCGATATTGGAAGTGTCGGTCCGGACCAATAAGAAGCATGCAGAATTTGCATTCCATTATCCCCTCAGGGAATTTATGGCTATCCACTTTCAGTCTTTCACACATCTTCTCTTTTCACCACTTCTTGTATGCCATCATATATACAAAATACAATAGTTCTTGGGAAGACATGTCACATGCCTATCCATTATAAAACAAGTACATAATAATATACaccaaaaagtaaaaaacacTACCTACTTTCTTTCTAGTTTTTGGTGGGTCAATGTATTTATCAGGAAAGGAAATACAAGAATAGTTGCTTCAAAATAAACAGATAATAGTGTGTAAAATAgaattacacaataaaataacCTATAAATTTGAAAATGCAATCAAACCTAAGTTCAAGGGTTATAATTGACCACTATAATCTATTTGATGAAGAATTGAAGGAGCATGAGCTCAGATTAAAACAATGAATAGAAACTAATGGTACAACTCTCAAACTTTCACCTAAACTAAAGAAAAACATACGGTACAACAATATCAGATATCAACCATTTTAGAGGATTGCGATTATTGTTACCCTATAGGAAATGAATTTATCTGCGACTATAACCAGGTGGTGGCATTGGCTTCCTGTTTCCCCTTCTGTCCAAAGAAGAAAATTGATTGGCCGAATGTTGGTGCCCATAATCCCTGGGGCCATTTTCGTCATTCCTTGGAGCCCAATTCTGGTGATGTCTAGATGGTTGGTAACCTTGGCCATGATGTCGAACATCTTGATGATGACTACCAAATGCCCCTTGCGACGCATTTGGATACCTGGCATTGTGATTATTACCTGATGGTTGGTATCCATCCCTCCCACTTCCCCCACTACCGTGATTTCTTCCATAATGGTTTGATCGTGGGGGGTGTTGGTGGTTATTTCTTTCATAAGAACCAggtggttgatgatgatgattgtaCATTGCCGGGGGAGGCAGCTGATATGGCTGATTATAACCATACTGTTGGGTAGGGACAGTAGCATAAGGTCGATAAGGCTGCTGGCCCTGGAGTGGAGGCATCACAGAAGGTGGCATGGCACCGTATCCTGGGTGTGATTCATAATTGTAGGGAGGCAATCTTTGGTGAGCCATTGGTGGTGCGTAAGATGGAGGTGGTCCATTAATTGGATAGCGATATCCATTGTTGCCACCTTTTGCTTGTAAGGAATTCGTTACTAATCTGTGTGCTGCATCTCCAAGCTCCCGACCAGAAATAGATCCTGGAGGGTTTCTCCTGAAACAGAACACGACTCCCGGTCAATTTAGCAACCTAGATGACAAGATCTTATACACAAACAAATGAACAATAAATAACAACTTTAACCAAACTAAATTATCGtaaggtatacctcccattatcCCCACCACCCCGTCTCCCACCAGAATCTTCATGCCATAATACTGGTTCAGGTTTCATATCCCCAAGAGTCACAGTCTGCACAATAACAATTTTATTACCACCTGTGTCAATAAGCTATGGAAAGAAAACATGTAGAAGCAGACTAAATTTAACAGACTTTGTACAGTATGGTGCACATTTATGAAGTATAAATAAAGCAGCAGCAGAACATTAAACTACCTTCTTTGGAAATTTAACTCCTGGTGGTGGTCGAGTAATGTGTTTATGCGCATCTGGGAGTCTGTATATGGCACATCTGAAAAAAGCAATTCAAAAATGTGAAAAATCAGCGCATAAATCTTCAGATCCAAGGCAAAAAACAATGTTAGTcacaatttcgaaaaaaataattcttACATGACATGGTTGTCCATAATATCTTCCATGCCTTCAACAGGAGACCTAAAGATAGGAGGGCAAGGCTCTCCACCACATAAGGATATAAAACCATTCATTCCGCCACTGCACGTATACCTAAATAACATCAGAAAATAGTCCAGGCAGAacttaaaaattctcattatgaATGCAATTTGTGGGTGGGGGGTGGGGTTGCAGAATGCATTATGAATATGAAAACTATAATGTTAATCCATTCCATCAAGACACCATTCTGCCTGCGCTCATACAAATTGAAACATATAAATGAATATAGAAATACCATGGGTACTTTGTCAAACAGTTGCTTCTTACTCCTCAGTATCAGTTACAAACTATCATTATAACACGCCCAAATCAAAACAAATATATATCCACACAGATGCAAGGATTATGTTCCCCTTGTCATGTTGCCATACATGAAAAATGCCAGGCAATGAATACTAATTCCAGCCTAGCACTTAAGAAATTATTCTAACATAAGAACATTTTATAAGCAAGGTAAgctttttaatttcataaatctATTTCCCAGCATCCTGTTTGATCACCAAATCATGATTGAAAACAAGATTTATAATAGTAAggcaatataatttttaattttttaaaaaactatttaattaaatatgaaatcttgtagaaaataaaaaGCACATTATTCGTCTACAAAATTGCCAAAAGCAAGATCCACTGACCTTTCTTTGGGATTGATTTGTTCTTTGACATCAACACGCTCACTGTCGGACATGTTTCTGCATTTGTTGTCAAGTGTACTTATGCATGCAGAAAGTGGATGACAGGAATTTACGAAAAGCAAGTCAAACATGATAGCATTTCGCCTCTTCTCCTCTGGCTTTTTTTTATAATGGGGTACAAAGAAGACGAAATGAAAATCAGCATAAAACAGAAAACCAAGGGTTcactaaaagaataaaaatacgtAAAAAATGAATGCAGAGCAGAGCCATACTGTTAACAAATTTTCAACTTTTGTAACTTCTGCAAGAAGACGTGCTTCATCAATAAAAGGCAACTTTGCAATACCCTACAAAAAGGGAAGATGATATTATAAATTGTTGCCATTGTGTGTGGAAAATAGCTTTTCTAGAAAAATGTAAATGAGGAACAAACCTGCCAAGAATAGCGTTTGCCATTCATGTCCACTTCAAAGTCTGACACAGCAAGAAAATTTGAGGTAAGAAAATTACACATCAtgcataaaaattccaaaaattatcttaaaaattcaatcaATCAAAATTAAAGCCATACCAACTGGATAAAAATCAATGATTGGTGAGTCAGCTTCTGTCATAAGTTTCCTATATGGTTGAGGAAGTGCATGCGAGCTGCAAACAAGCCAAAGTTACCACCTCACTTGAAGTATCGTTTTAATTATCTTACGGGGAAAAAATGGGTAGAGGACAGACCTCGCAGCAGGGAAAACCCCAAGAAGTTGGTCAAAAGGTTTGAATGGGGTACCCAGTGAAAAGTTAATATCAAGACTCCCAAGGTCCTTGAGATCAGATGCAAACGGGGCATAATGATAAGgataaaacctgtttaatatgGAAAGAGATAAACATAATTTAGATtgataaacaaacaaggaatactAGAGGATATAAACTAGATAAAggaaacataattaaaataaaatctaaagaagcataaatatataaaaagaaaagaaattcttATTATCTCCGGGGCTGTGGCTTCATTCCATCCCTTTTCACAGTCTAATGATGGACTATCTTTTATATAAAACAAATGTCAAAATTAACATTTAATTTCCAAAATTTTATAACTACAAGTCGCATGTGAGGCAGAAGAAAGACAACCAGAGTCCAGAGACAACAGATAAACATAACACTTGAGAAAACCACAAAAGGAACTTACCATTGCCAAGAACAAACACCTTCGTAATAATAGTGCATCACCCAACACAAGCCTTCAGTGTATTTCAAAACCTAAAAATAAACAGCAATAAGAAAACCTACACATCTATACGAATCAAAGTTGGCAACCGCAACAATCAAACTTGTCAACTTACAACATCTTTCCGTATCATTTCAAGTTCCTCAGGAGTTTTAGCCGAGAACTTCTCATCATAATATCTCTCTTTCCAGCCTGGTTCTCCCAATTTGATCTGTCAAACAAAGAAATATACATGAAATCTGTGCACATAAAAATCACTCATATTTCACGTCACAAATTGAATCCAAATTGAACTGCAAGAATTAATAGTTAGCAACACCAATAAAAATCACAAATATATCAATTCACCTTATCCTCTCCGGCATTTTGTGAATTGAATACATCAGATTTCTCACGAAGTACCTCCTTTAGTTTTGCTTTCAATTCGTCTTTGTTATCTTGAAACTGAAAGGTATTAAGAAAACACTACTGTTAAACAACAtgcagataataataataataataataataataataataataataataagctcATCATAAAACCCTTTAAATGATAATGGCAGTATGACAGTGCATTTTTAACTACTTGCCAGGCTCATACCCAGTCATAGGTTAGCCCATATATTAGTTCTAAAGAATGCCTCTCCTGAAGCAGGAAAACATACATCTATTTCAAGACTATTCTCAGCTTCAACAATAGCAGCAGCAACAGTTGCCCCAGAAGATAGCTTAGCAACTTTTGGGAGCGCCTCAGATGCACTCCTATGGTCTTTCCCAGATGAGCTGGGATCATGGTGCCCAGATTGTTGAAATGGTGAAGGCGTTGGAGCTGAAGCAAGACGAGAACCATGAAATCGTGAAACTGCAACTAGAGactctggttgaaattgaggctGGGCATCATCTCCCCTCCTTGAATGGGCCTTATCCCGCTTAATTCTTTCTGCTTGTCGCTGATGACATAACAAATAATGAAATTATACAATGGATTCAGAACCgggggaaaaaaaaaacattcagaGCCACTTGTAAGATATCTATTTCTAACAATacataaactatatatatatatatatatatatatatatagggttaTGAGCTTCGATTTGCTGATGAGTCCCTTTATTTGTGTAAAAAATCCAAGAACAtatgcaaaataaaaaatctgattTATAATTTCATATCATACATCTAGACAATTCCACATTGGCAATTCTTGCATAACAAAGCCTCAGCTCTTCATTTACTTAAGACCAGATTTACGCATAATacataaataacatttttttggGCAGAATTTGACCATTCATCAAAGACAACTGCAAGCTAATATGGGCAGTAATGTAACATTAAATGCTGGACAGACCTGATGCAATCGAGCTCTTTTCTGGAAAATTCTATCTTCATAAGCTCCAACAGCCTGAATAAAGTGCTCCACTCTATCCAAATTTGGCTGAGTAAAGGGGGAAAATAGATTATACACAAATAGCAACACCACATAGATTTGGAATATACTTGTATGTTGTATACCAACAAAATTACCATCAAATACCTTACTTCCTTTGGTTAAATAACCACCTAGTGCATTGAACTCCTTCTTGTATACTGCTAGAAGCAAGTTAATTGCACCCTAAAGAAAAAATGAAGCAATTAGAAAAAATGGGATAACTAATACTTAAAAAGATGACGATCAATCATACAGAATGTGTAGAGAGCAAGACCAGACCAATAGTGCCATACCTCTCTAATTTCTAGTGTAGGCATATGGGGAAGGAAATCATTGCCAACAAAAAAGCACATGAAGATAAAGTCATCAACAATTCGCTCAAAATCAATCTCAAATGAAGGATTCGGAATTTTCATCTCATACTCCAGATATTCCCTCAATGTCCAAATGTTTAGAAACTACAAATAATTATACAGCACGGCAATGAGTAGAAGTTACATTGTCACATGCAATTAAAAATTCTATTGACATAAAATTGATCACAAACCCTAACCTGGTAAGACTTTTTAACCACAATAGGATCTCCTTTTTCATCAAATTCTCCGGCCTTTCTTTTTGCCTTTCCTTCACAGTCAGCAGCCATGTGACCCATCTGACCACACAGGAAACATTTGTCTTGACCGGGAGTAAATACAACCTGCAATGAAACATTATTTACAAAACCCTCAACCACTTGTGAAGTTTGATGGGAAGAGTGCAATTATGCAAGGAAAAGAAATGCATGAAGGATGATAATAACAATTCTTCATTGATAACATTATGGAACTATTTTACATGCTGATATGTTCCAATTCTGATATTCATAAGAAATAAATGTGGTAGTTACAAACCTCTCTTAGAATTGAAAAGTGCACTTCATGGGTAGCTAAAGCCAACATAATCAAATCAGCATCCTATTAGACAACAAAATGATAAGAACAAGTTAATCAAGTCATTTTCAAACGCAAAAAAGGATATAGAGTGGAAGCTAAAAAgaaattgaataataaaaaataccgaATATTGGAAGTAAGATATATACCAAACCATACAGGCAATGTCTTGTATTTGGATCATAACCTTCAAGATTCCTCTGTAACCGTATATAGGACATAATCTTATGCTCCCCCTCACCAGGAACATTTGCATCTGAAAGAATAACCTGCAGACAACAAAGATGTATATTTGATACCATGTTCACCACAACACACTATGCAGCAGCCGAACAATTTAGATACAATGTTCTTGATACCTTAATATTCTGCCAACCAGGGTCATTGTTTAACCTAAGATGAACATAGTACTGGAGCGCAATTGATAAAACAGCCATAAATTCGGTTCCAGGTGTAATGACATTTGAATCAAAAGTCTGGGACTCTTCTTTGGGAGGAAGCTTTCTGCCCTCCCTCTCAAATTCCTCTCTTAACCTAGTTTCTTCAGCAGCCTATCAACCAGAAACaggaaaagatgaagaaaaaacaAAGCAGAATCATATCTGAATATCTATTCCaaattttccttttgttgataTCACTATCATAAAAGCCAACCACGTTATCCAGCAAAGAAGGGATGCAAGCAAACAGCCTTTCAAGGGACTATAATGTAGAATCATCACACACTTGGGGAAAAAGCATATCTTAGTTGTTACTAGAAGATAACCACAAAACCAAAACACAAATTTTCAAGAGTAGATATGTTAGAATAACACTCAAAATTAGAGTGCTGTGAGTTTCAATATTCATAAGTAACAAGATATCTGGGAGGATTCAAGCATTCAAATGCAACTGTTAAAACAGCCATGCAAGTGCTAGAAATTAACTTCTATGGAACACTAAAGCCGATAATAATTCGAAACTGTCAAAACAGCACACAGTACCAAACTAATGGGACAAAAAATTTAGCATCACATACTGCGTCAGCTGCATCTTTTGCTGCTCTGAACCGCCTAGACCGTTGCTGATTCATTTTAGCCCTCGGTGCCACACCATCTACAAGTTGAAACTCAATAAACAATCTTCACTAACAAACATAAAACAGAGAAATAGAGAAACAACGTAATCAACAACACACCAATAGCCATGTAG
This window contains:
- the LOC112754309 gene encoding 5'-3' exoribonuclease 3 isoform X2, with protein sequence MGVPAFYRWLAEKYPMVVVDAVEEEPVVIDGIAIPVDTSKKNPNNLEYDNLYLDMNGIIHPCFHPEDRPSPTSFDEVFQCMFDYIDRLFVIVRPRKLLYMAIDGVAPRAKMNQQRSRRFRAAKDAADAAAEETRLREEFEREGRKLPPKEESQTFDSNVITPGTEFMAVLSIALQYYVHLRLNNDPGWQNIKVILSDANVPGEGEHKIMSYIRLQRNLEGYDPNTRHCLYGLDADLIMLALATHEVHFSILREVVFTPGQDKCFLCGQMGHMAADCEGKAKRKAGEFDEKGDPIVVKKSYQFLNIWTLREYLEYEMKIPNPSFEIDFERIVDDFIFMCFFVGNDFLPHMPTLEIREGAINLLLAVYKKEFNALGGYLTKGSKPNLDRVEHFIQAVGAYEDRIFQKRARLHQRQAERIKRDKAHSRRGDDAQPQFQPESLVAVSRFHGSRLASAPTPSPFQQSGHHDPSSSGKDHRSASEALPKVAKLSSGATVAAAIVEAENSLEIDFQDNKDELKAKLKEVLREKSDVFNSQNAGEDKIKLGEPGWKERYYDEKFSAKTPEELEMIRKDVVLKYTEGLCWVMHYYYEGVCSWQWFYPYHYAPFASDLKDLGSLDINFSLGTPFKPFDQLLGVFPAASSHALPQPYRKLMTEADSPIIDFYPVDFEVDMNGKRYSWQGIAKLPFIDEARLLAEVTKVENLLTPEEKRRNAIMFDLLFVNSCHPLSACISTLDNKCRNMSDSERVDVKEQINPKESGGMNGFISLCGGEPCPPIFRSPVEGMEDIMDNHVICAIYRLPDAHKHITRPPPGVKFPKKTVTLGDMKPEPVLWHEDSGGRRGGGDNGRRNPPGSISGRELGDAAHRLVTNSLQAKGGNNGYRYPINGPPPSYAPPMAHQRLPPYNYESHPGYGAMPPSVMPPLQGQQPYRPYATVPTQQYGYNQPYQLPPPAMYNHHHQPPGSYERNNHQHPPRSNHYGRNHGSGGSGRDGYQPSGNNHNARYPNASQGAFGSHHQDVRHHGQGYQPSRHHQNWAPRNDENGPRDYGHQHSANQFSSLDRRGNRKPMPPPGYSRR
- the LOC112754309 gene encoding 5'-3' exoribonuclease 3 isoform X1, with amino-acid sequence MGVPAFYRWLAEKYPMVVVDAVEEEPVVIDGIAIPVDTSKKNPNNLEYDNLYLDMNGIIHPCFHPEDRPSPTSFDEVFQCMFDYIDRLFVIVRPRKLLYMAIDGVAPRAKMNQQRSRRFRAAKDAADAAAEETRLREEFEREGRKLPPKEESQTFDSNVITPGTEFMAVLSIALQYYVHLRLNNDPGWQNIKVILSDANVPGEGEHKIMSYIRLQRNLEGYDPNTRHCLYGLDADLIMLALATHEVHFSILREVVFTPGQDKCFLCGQMGHMAADCEGKAKRKAGEFDEKGDPIVVKKSYQFLNIWTLREYLEYEMKIPNPSFEIDFERIVDDFIFMCFFVGNDFLPHMPTLEIREGAINLLLAVYKKEFNALGGYLTKGSKPNLDRVEHFIQAVGAYEDRIFQKRARLHQRQAERIKRDKAHSRRGDDAQPQFQPESLVAVSRFHGSRLASAPTPSPFQQSGHHDPSSSGKDHRSASEALPKVAKLSSGATVAAAIVEAENSLEIDFQDNKDELKAKLKEVLREKSDVFNSQNAGEDKIKLGEPGWKERYYDEKFSAKTPEELEMIRKDVVLKYTEGLCWVMHYYYEGVCSWQWFYPYHYAPFASDLKDLGSLDINFSLGTPFKPFDQLLGVFPAASSHALPQPYRKLMTEADSPIIDFYPVDFEVDMNGKRYSWQGIAKLPFIDEARLLAEVTKVENLLTPEEKRRNAIMFDLLFVNSCHPLSACISTLDNKCRNMSDSERVDVKEQINPKERYTCSGGMNGFISLCGGEPCPPIFRSPVEGMEDIMDNHVICAIYRLPDAHKHITRPPPGVKFPKKTVTLGDMKPEPVLWHEDSGGRRGGGDNGRRNPPGSISGRELGDAAHRLVTNSLQAKGGNNGYRYPINGPPPSYAPPMAHQRLPPYNYESHPGYGAMPPSVMPPLQGQQPYRPYATVPTQQYGYNQPYQLPPPAMYNHHHQPPGSYERNNHQHPPRSNHYGRNHGSGGSGRDGYQPSGNNHNARYPNASQGAFGSHHQDVRHHGQGYQPSRHHQNWAPRNDENGPRDYGHQHSANQFSSLDRRGNRKPMPPPGYSRR